A genomic stretch from Primulina huaijiensis isolate GDHJ02 chromosome 14, ASM1229523v2, whole genome shotgun sequence includes:
- the LOC140957479 gene encoding uncharacterized protein encodes MTQKGNLFKGQKKNKSIPLNRHGKPPSTRKGKRVVKPSKLTKQMDADKELSKFIDHCNEVKAAAFATKDGGNLSIVKQPDSTTSAKK; translated from the exons ATGACGCAAAAGGGGAATCTGTTCAAAGGGCAGAAGAAAAATAAATCGATTCCTCTCAATCGCCACGGGAAACCACCTTCGACTCGAAAAG GGAAGAGAGTGGTGAAGCCCTCCAAGTTGACTAAGCAGATGGACGCTGATAAG GAGcttagcaagtttatagatcactGCAATGAGGTCAAAGCTGCTGCTTTTGCCACCAAAGACGGCGGTAACTTGAGTATCGTTAAGCAGCCAGATTCCACAACCAGTGCCAAGAAATAG